In the Nitrospirales bacterium LBB_01 genome, one interval contains:
- a CDS encoding FAD-dependent oxidoreductase, translating to MSEQEHLYDCIIIGGGPAGLSAAQYLSRLALKTVVLDKSKTAGALAFTNKIENYPGITKPLTGAELLDIFRAQAVTFGAEYVESQVIGALLDNPIKEVFTMEGVYKGRSVIIATGAMGRKPSFKGEKEFLGRGVSYCAVCDAAFYKDKTVCIVGESDEAVKETFVLRRFTDKVSLIAQTDNRKLRDNPQLIAQDIKVLINKRIEEIRGSEIVESIVLVDKLSNEQEILPMDGVFMYLHGNTPIVDFLNFAVDISDDRCVITNRMMETNLEGVFAAGDVTCVEVRQVLVAASNGCVAALSAEKYLHHRKRRKYVWG from the coding sequence ATGTCTGAACAAGAGCACTTATACGATTGTATAATAATAGGGGGTGGACCGGCAGGGCTTTCTGCCGCACAATACTTGTCTCGGCTTGCGCTAAAAACCGTAGTGCTGGATAAATCAAAGACAGCAGGAGCGCTGGCATTTACAAATAAGATAGAGAATTATCCCGGCATTACTAAGCCGTTAACTGGCGCTGAGCTTCTTGATATTTTCAGAGCACAAGCCGTCACCTTTGGCGCTGAGTATGTGGAGAGTCAAGTTATAGGAGCACTGCTCGATAACCCGATAAAAGAGGTTTTTACAATGGAGGGCGTTTATAAGGGGCGCTCAGTCATAATTGCCACAGGAGCAATGGGACGGAAACCATCTTTTAAAGGCGAAAAGGAATTCCTTGGCAGAGGTGTCAGCTATTGCGCCGTGTGTGACGCTGCCTTTTACAAAGACAAAACCGTGTGCATAGTGGGAGAATCTGATGAGGCAGTGAAAGAGACCTTTGTGCTTAGACGCTTTACCGATAAGGTATCTCTGATTGCACAGACTGATAATCGCAAACTCCGTGATAATCCGCAGTTGATCGCTCAAGATATAAAGGTGCTCATAAACAAGAGAATTGAGGAAATCAGAGGCAGTGAAATAGTGGAAAGCATTGTGCTTGTGGATAAGTTGTCAAACGAGCAAGAGATTTTGCCAATGGACGGCGTGTTTATGTATCTTCATGGAAATACTCCGATTGTTGACTTTCTGAATTTTGCCGTAGATATAAGCGACGATAGGTGTGTGATAACTAACAGAATGATGGAAACTAATCTTGAGGGCGTTTTTGCCGCAGGGGATGTCACCTGTGTAGAAGTCCGGCAGGTACTGGTTGCCGCCTCAAACGGATGTGTCGCCGCTCTTTCGGCTGAAAAATACCTGCACCACAGAAAGAGAAGAAAATACGTATGGGGTTAA
- the mqnE gene encoding aminofutalosine synthase MqnE — protein sequence MISRIQEKVSAGVRLTQEECLFLFESDDIFTLGQLADFKSKQIHCDKVYYSRNHHVNPTNLCVNRCKFCSFSRSTGDEGGFEHTVSDIINMLKHSDDPFRELHIVGGLHPKWPFDYYVNLLSQIKLNFPHVYIKAFTAVEIDYMSKLSGLTIEQTLQILKNAGLDMLPGGGAEIFAGSVRNALCPEKISAEAWLHIHQIAHSLGIKSNATMLYGHIESFEDRVSHLTELRDLQDKTHGFFAFIPLSYQPNGRVSGTRFHSAIDDLKTIAISRLYLDNFPHIKAYWIMLGEKLTQVALLFGANDIDGTVIQEKIAHSAGAKSAEKLTVAEIENLIRKAGKIPVERTALYEEVT from the coding sequence ATGATTAGCCGCATTCAGGAAAAAGTCAGTGCCGGTGTGAGATTAACCCAAGAGGAATGTCTATTCCTTTTTGAAAGCGATGATATTTTTACACTTGGACAATTGGCTGATTTTAAGTCAAAACAGATTCACTGTGACAAGGTCTATTACTCAAGAAACCACCATGTTAACCCAACTAATCTGTGTGTAAATCGGTGTAAATTCTGCTCCTTCAGCCGTTCAACCGGCGATGAGGGCGGCTTTGAACACACAGTTTCCGACATTATCAATATGCTTAAACACTCCGATGACCCTTTCAGAGAACTTCACATTGTTGGCGGACTTCACCCCAAGTGGCCATTTGATTACTACGTTAATCTCCTAAGCCAGATAAAGTTAAACTTCCCCCACGTTTATATAAAAGCCTTCACCGCAGTGGAGATAGACTATATGTCTAAACTAAGCGGTTTGACAATTGAGCAAACTCTGCAAATCCTGAAAAATGCCGGTCTTGATATGCTGCCTGGAGGCGGTGCCGAAATTTTTGCAGGCTCAGTGAGAAATGCCCTGTGTCCTGAGAAAATCTCAGCTGAAGCTTGGTTACATATTCATCAGATAGCCCACTCTCTGGGAATAAAAAGCAACGCTACGATGCTTTACGGTCACATTGAGTCGTTTGAGGACAGAGTTTCACATCTCACTGAGCTTAGAGACCTTCAGGATAAAACCCACGGCTTTTTTGCATTTATCCCGCTTTCGTATCAACCTAACGGCAGAGTTTCAGGCACTCGCTTTCACTCTGCTATTGACGACCTTAAAACCATTGCCATAAGCCGCCTGTACCTTGATAACTTTCCCCACATAAAGGCCTATTGGATTATGCTTGGCGAAAAATTAACTCAGGTTGCCCTGCTTTTTGGCGCTAACGATATTGACGGCACTGTCATTCAAGAAAAAATTGCCCACAGTGCAGGCGCTAAATCAGCCGAGAAATTGACAGTTGCCGAAATAGAAAATCTAATAAGAAAAGCCGGTAAAATCCCTGTTGAAAGAACCGCCCTATATGAAGAGGTCACGTAG
- the mqnC gene encoding dehypoxanthine futalosine cyclase: MTRITQKEALELFNTASTLELGKAADSVRASLHPDKTVTFIVDRNINYTNVCVNECSFCLFFKKPGDPSAYIISEEELFKKIKETIACEGTQILLQGGLHPDLGLSFFTGMLKKIKDRFTINIHGFSPPEICDMAKKSGLSIKDTLSELKSAGLDSIPGGGAEILSDRVREAVSPKKIKSGAWLSVMREAHKLGMRTTATMMFGSVETVEDIVEHLDAVRALQDETKGFTAFIPWTFQPGDSALGQKSELATAVDYLRVLALSRLYLDNVKNIQVSWVTQGLKIAQTGLRFGANDFGSTMIEENVVKAAGVTYTVTKNDIIEAVRAAGFTPAQRDTYYSVIKRF; the protein is encoded by the coding sequence GTGACCAGAATTACCCAAAAAGAAGCGCTGGAACTTTTTAACACTGCTTCAACTCTTGAGCTTGGTAAGGCAGCCGACTCTGTCAGGGCGTCACTTCACCCAGATAAGACTGTCACCTTTATAGTTGATAGGAACATCAACTACACCAATGTGTGTGTAAATGAGTGCAGTTTTTGTTTGTTTTTCAAAAAACCCGGCGACCCTTCAGCTTACATTATAAGCGAAGAAGAACTATTCAAAAAAATTAAGGAAACCATTGCCTGCGAGGGCACACAGATTCTCCTTCAGGGCGGACTGCACCCTGATCTCGGACTTTCCTTTTTTACCGGTATGCTTAAGAAAATTAAGGACAGGTTTACAATCAACATACATGGTTTCTCTCCTCCTGAGATATGCGACATGGCTAAAAAGAGCGGGCTTTCCATTAAAGATACCCTATCGGAGTTGAAATCGGCGGGGCTGGACTCAATTCCCGGAGGTGGTGCTGAGATTCTGTCTGACAGAGTTCGTGAGGCTGTAAGCCCAAAGAAAATAAAATCTGGGGCTTGGCTTAGCGTAATGCGTGAGGCGCATAAGCTTGGCATGAGGACGACTGCCACTATGATGTTTGGCTCGGTGGAAACTGTTGAGGATATTGTGGAACACCTTGATGCTGTAAGAGCGCTTCAGGATGAGACCAAAGGGTTTACCGCATTTATCCCATGGACATTTCAACCCGGAGACTCAGCGCTTGGTCAAAAGTCAGAGCTTGCAACCGCAGTTGACTATCTACGGGTGCTTGCCCTAAGCCGTCTGTATCTTGATAACGTAAAAAACATCCAAGTGTCGTGGGTAACGCAGGGACTAAAAATAGCGCAGACGGGGCTTAGGTTTGGAGCTAACGATTTTGGCTCCACAATGATAGAAGAAAATGTGGTAAAAGCTGCTGGGGTTACCTATACAGTAACAAAAAATGATATAATAGAAGCTGTAAGGGCTGCGGGGTTTACCCCGGCACAAAGAGATACGTATTATAGCGTTATAAAAAGATTTTAA
- a CDS encoding tetratricopeptide repeat protein yields the protein MNIAAMLIFAVVFVMTPNLANAAIFDNPVSEGNELNKKGKYDEAIQKYDNALKKTPDSDVANYNAGTAYYKKGDNQKALSHFTKSLSSKDKSLEMRSNYNIGNTHYMTGKSAEKSNPNEAISSYEGALQYYKRALELDDKDKDARYNYEFVTKKIRELKEQQQKQDKKDDKKDDKKNQDKKDDKNGQDKKDKDESKQGDKKDKQDKSDEKKENQDASQSPQENKTENNDKKSGEKGKQPRQMSKEEAKALLNGLENDSLQHNMTEEKKSGYPKVTKDW from the coding sequence ATGAATATAGCCGCTATGCTGATATTCGCAGTAGTTTTTGTTATGACGCCAAACTTGGCAAATGCAGCGATATTTGATAATCCGGTAAGTGAGGGCAATGAGCTTAACAAAAAGGGTAAATATGATGAGGCAATCCAAAAATATGACAATGCTCTCAAAAAGACCCCTGACTCAGATGTTGCTAATTATAACGCAGGCACAGCTTATTACAAAAAGGGTGACAATCAGAAGGCGCTGAGCCATTTTACAAAATCGCTGTCAAGTAAAGATAAATCTCTTGAGATGCGCTCAAACTATAACATTGGAAACACTCACTATATGACGGGTAAATCCGCCGAAAAGAGCAACCCCAATGAGGCAATATCATCTTATGAGGGCGCACTTCAATATTACAAACGGGCACTGGAACTTGACGACAAAGACAAGGATGCCAGATACAATTATGAATTTGTTACTAAAAAAATCCGTGAACTAAAAGAACAACAACAAAAACAAGATAAAAAAGACGACAAAAAAGATGATAAGAAAAATCAGGATAAGAAAGACGATAAAAACGGACAAGATAAAAAAGACAAAGACGAAAGCAAGCAAGGCGATAAAAAGGACAAGCAGGATAAATCCGATGAGAAGAAGGAGAATCAAGATGCTTCACAATCGCCACAGGAAAATAAGACGGAAAATAATGACAAGAAATCTGGAGAAAAAGGTAAGCAGCCTCGTCAAATGTCAAAAGAGGAGGCAAAGGCGCTTCTAAATGGGCTTGAAAATGACAGCCTGCAGCATAATATGACTGAAGAGAAAAAAAGCGGCTACCCAAAGGTTACTAAAGACTGGTAA
- a CDS encoding cupin domain-containing protein, which yields MKPIVKSEFKSVLSYITKDGSEIRELMHPSVHGNKNQSLASAIIAVGKETLWHKHIATEELYHVVSGTGLMHIDGDEFEVNPGDTILIEPGLPHKIKNTAVEPLQILCASSPPYSHDDTVLLADELSR from the coding sequence ATGAAGCCGATAGTTAAATCCGAGTTTAAATCGGTGCTCTCCTATATCACAAAGGACGGCTCTGAGATACGTGAGCTTATGCATCCATCCGTTCATGGGAATAAAAACCAGAGCCTTGCCAGCGCTATAATTGCCGTAGGGAAAGAAACTTTGTGGCATAAGCATATAGCTACCGAAGAGCTCTACCATGTAGTGTCAGGCACAGGGCTAATGCACATAGATGGTGATGAGTTTGAAGTTAACCCAGGGGACACGATTTTAATAGAGCCAGGGTTACCGCATAAGATAAAAAACACGGCAGTGGAGCCGTTACAAATCCTCTGCGCATCCTCCCCGCCATATAGTCACGATGATACTGTTCTTTTGGCTGACGAATTGAGCAGGTAA
- a CDS encoding DUF58 domain-containing protein, which produces MLTPEIIKNIRRVELKTRRMAADFFTGHYRSVFKGMGMEFDEVRQYVAGDDIRSIDWNVTARMGEPFIKKFVEERQLTIMFLLDLSRSCSFATVNRLKRDLAAELCAVLALSANKNNDKVGLIAFTDKVEKLIPPAKGLKHILRVVRESLYYEPTGKGTDIAAAIEYLNKITHRKAVVFIVSDFHAKNYEKALAVANKRHDVIAVTLTDPIELEMPNAGMITLEDAESGETLLVDTSNKKLRKEYSDNALKIFNQRKRMFRTCNIDHIDINTDVHYLKTLIKFFKMREWKLGHY; this is translated from the coding sequence ATGCTGACGCCTGAGATAATTAAAAACATCCGCAGGGTGGAGTTGAAGACCCGCCGAATGGCTGCCGATTTTTTTACTGGTCATTACCGGAGTGTGTTTAAGGGCATGGGGATGGAGTTTGATGAGGTGCGTCAGTATGTTGCTGGAGATGACATCCGCTCCATAGACTGGAACGTGACGGCAAGAATGGGAGAGCCGTTTATCAAAAAATTTGTTGAGGAGCGGCAGCTTACTATTATGTTTCTCCTTGATCTATCCCGTTCGTGTTCTTTTGCCACAGTCAACAGACTTAAGCGTGACCTTGCCGCAGAGCTTTGTGCTGTGCTGGCGCTTTCCGCCAATAAAAATAACGACAAGGTTGGGCTTATCGCCTTTACCGATAAGGTGGAAAAGCTCATTCCACCAGCTAAGGGACTAAAACACATCCTCAGAGTCGTGCGGGAATCCCTCTATTATGAGCCTACAGGTAAAGGCACTGACATTGCTGCAGCTATAGAATATCTAAATAAGATTACTCACAGAAAAGCAGTTGTTTTTATTGTCTCAGATTTTCACGCAAAAAATTACGAAAAAGCCCTCGCAGTTGCCAATAAAAGGCATGACGTCATAGCGGTAACTCTTACCGACCCAATTGAACTGGAGATGCCCAACGCCGGAATGATTACGCTTGAGGACGCCGAATCCGGCGAGACTTTGCTTGTTGATACATCAAATAAAAAACTGAGAAAAGAGTATAGTGACAACGCTCTGAAAATATTTAACCAGCGCAAGCGTATGTTTAGAACCTGTAACATTGACCACATTGATATAAACACGGATGTGCATTATTTAAAGACATTGATTAAATTTTTCAAAATGAGAGAGTGGAAATTAGGACATTATTGA
- a CDS encoding VWA domain-containing protein has translation MFKDTWVLLLIPVLVALLIIRERKISVPTIRFSTFTLLADITPTFKTLAVKYIVILRIIAVILFVMALARPQNRLDMTTVETKGIDIALAVDLSTSMFAEDFSIKGKRQNRLDAVKAVVQDFIKNRSGDRIAMVAFAARPYTASPLTTDYNYLLENLDRLKIGMLEDGTAIGNALAAAVNRVKDTKSLSKVVILLTDGINNTGTISPMMAAEAARALSIKVYTIGAGSKGPVPYPMKDPFGNTVYQNIQSDVDDATLTAIATLTGGLYFRATDFASLKKIYAEIDKLEKTSFEEKRFFEYKEYFHFFLIPALILLLFEILLKNTFLRTMP, from the coding sequence ATGTTTAAAGACACGTGGGTACTGCTGTTAATACCCGTGCTTGTTGCCTTACTGATTATAAGAGAGCGAAAGATATCTGTCCCTACTATCAGATTTTCCACGTTTACTCTTTTAGCTGACATTACGCCGACATTTAAAACCTTAGCAGTTAAGTACATCGTGATTTTAAGAATAATTGCCGTGATTTTATTTGTTATGGCACTGGCAAGGCCGCAAAACCGCCTTGATATGACCACAGTTGAGACAAAAGGGATAGACATAGCGCTTGCTGTAGATTTATCAACGAGTATGTTTGCGGAGGATTTTTCAATTAAAGGCAAACGCCAAAACCGGCTGGATGCTGTAAAGGCGGTAGTGCAGGATTTTATAAAAAACCGCAGCGGCGACCGCATCGCAATGGTGGCCTTTGCCGCACGTCCATATACGGCAAGCCCACTTACGACAGACTATAACTATCTGCTTGAAAATCTGGACAGACTTAAAATCGGAATGCTTGAAGACGGCACAGCCATTGGAAATGCTCTTGCCGCCGCAGTAAACAGAGTTAAAGACACAAAGTCATTGTCCAAAGTTGTCATCCTTCTAACCGATGGCATAAACAACACTGGCACTATATCCCCTATGATGGCAGCTGAGGCAGCTCGTGCGCTTAGTATCAAAGTATATACAATTGGAGCTGGTTCAAAGGGCCCCGTTCCATATCCCATGAAAGACCCATTCGGTAACACCGTCTATCAAAATATACAAAGCGATGTTGACGATGCTACGTTAACCGCAATAGCAACACTTACTGGAGGGCTCTACTTCAGAGCAACGGATTTTGCATCGCTTAAGAAAATTTATGCAGAAATAGATAAACTTGAGAAAACCAGTTTTGAGGAGAAGCGGTTTTTTGAGTACAAGGAGTATTTTCACTTTTTTCTGATACCTGCGCTTATTTTATTGTTGTTCGAGATATTGCTTAAAAATACGTTTTTAAGGACAATGCCGTGA
- a CDS encoding type II toxin-antitoxin system HicA family toxin, producing MSKTFSGKDVVKALRRKGFVVDHIRGSHIFMHNLGKNISVVVPFHKEIKKGTLCNIIKKAGITIDELKNLV from the coding sequence TTGAGCAAAACATTCTCCGGAAAAGATGTTGTAAAAGCACTGAGGCGTAAAGGCTTTGTTGTTGACCACATACGGGGAAGCCATATCTTTATGCACAATCTGGGAAAAAACATTTCAGTGGTTGTTCCGTTTCATAAAGAAATAAAAAAAGGAACTCTATGCAACATTATCAAAAAGGCGGGCATTACAATCGATGAACTTAAAAATTTGGTGTAA
- a CDS encoding XRE family transcriptional regulator: MSNKHLGSTLDEFLHEEGIYEAAKTEAAIRVISWQIAEEMRKKGITKLEMAALMNTSRTQVDRIIKAKGNVTIETLQRAAALVGRELRLELV, translated from the coding sequence ATGAGCAATAAACATTTAGGATCAACGCTCGATGAGTTTCTACACGAGGAGGGCATTTACGAAGCCGCTAAGACGGAGGCGGCTATACGCGTGATTTCGTGGCAGATTGCCGAGGAAATGCGTAAGAAGGGAATTACCAAGCTGGAAATGGCCGCCCTTATGAACACAAGCCGCACACAGGTTGACCGTATTATCAAGGCAAAAGGTAACGTGACAATTGAAACACTGCAACGCGCCGCTGCACTTGTCGGGCGTGAACTTCGCCTTGAATTGGTGTAG
- a CDS encoding protein BatD, producing the protein MFFKVEKRTGFPLGGGNDKLRGGNDKLRGENDKGGVFFFCHSFFFLSFLRRQESSFLLAMLTIKTLTFILSIFFILITAHTSFASATDPVASVNKDSVAIGEKFTYTISIAHDAEFPDLGSSVDNLTVVSSGTKTSGIFTKVYSKWYVMRGFTVGQYTIPAYTIKYKDGGFLKEAKTPPIRISIITQLPDNATEIADIKGIEDVGWKPIHSWIAAGVLLALALAALIYYLIKRRKLNKGKLPPPLRAHETAYEALRKLHEKNLISAGLIKDYFTELSLIVRVYIENRFFLKAPEMTTIEFLAMVKDSTVLTEAHKALLRDFLNRSDMVKFAKYGPTTDEIEMSFIAAKQFVDQTRETPLAL; encoded by the coding sequence ATGTTTTTTAAAGTGGAAAAAAGGACTGGATTCCCGCTCGGGGGCGGGAATGACAAATTAAGGGGCGGGAATGACAAATTAAGGGGCGAGAATGACAAAGGAGGGGTTTTCTTTTTCTGCCATTCCTTTTTTTTTCTGTCATTCCTGCGAAGGCAGGAATCCAGTTTTTTATTAGCAATGTTAACTATAAAGACATTAACATTCATTTTATCAATATTTTTTATTCTCATCACGGCACACACGTCTTTTGCCTCAGCGACTGACCCTGTGGCATCGGTAAACAAAGACTCTGTGGCAATCGGCGAAAAGTTTACCTATACAATTTCAATCGCACATGATGCGGAATTCCCTGACCTTGGCAGCAGCGTTGATAACCTAACGGTTGTAAGTAGCGGCACAAAGACAAGCGGCATATTTACTAAAGTGTATTCTAAATGGTATGTGATGAGAGGGTTTACTGTCGGGCAATATACGATTCCTGCCTACACGATAAAGTATAAAGATGGCGGGTTTTTGAAAGAAGCTAAGACTCCTCCTATTCGTATAAGTATTATAACGCAGCTACCCGATAACGCAACGGAGATTGCCGACATCAAGGGGATAGAGGATGTCGGATGGAAACCGATTCATTCATGGATTGCAGCCGGAGTGCTGCTGGCGTTAGCACTTGCGGCATTGATTTATTATTTGATAAAACGCAGAAAACTAAATAAAGGAAAGCTGCCCCCGCCTTTACGCGCTCATGAAACAGCGTATGAGGCGCTTCGTAAACTTCATGAAAAAAACCTTATTTCGGCAGGGTTAATCAAGGATTACTTCACCGAGCTATCCTTAATTGTAAGAGTCTATATAGAAAACAGATTTTTCCTTAAAGCGCCTGAGATGACCACCATTGAGTTTCTTGCTATGGTAAAGGACTCAACAGTGCTTACTGAGGCACATAAGGCATTGCTGAGGGATTTTTTAAACCGCTCGGATATGGTCAAATTTGCTAAATACGGCCCGACCACTGATGAGATAGAGATGAGCTTTATAGCCGCTAAACAGTTTGTAGATCAGACGCGGGAGACGCCCTTAGCTTTATGA
- a CDS encoding type II toxin-antitoxin system HicB family antitoxin has translation MKFNLILEPADEGGFNVTVPALDGCFTQGDTEEEAIENAKEAIHAYIEGLEKLNQIKSRPDVILKEVEMAL, from the coding sequence ATGAAATTCAATTTAATACTTGAGCCTGCCGACGAAGGCGGTTTCAACGTTACAGTGCCTGCTTTGGACGGTTGTTTTACACAAGGGGATACTGAAGAGGAGGCCATTGAAAATGCCAAAGAAGCTATACATGCTTATATAGAAGGACTTGAAAAACTGAATCAGATAAAATCAAGGCCTGATGTCATTTTGAAAGAAGTGGAAATGGCTCTTTGA
- a CDS encoding MoxR family ATPase — MADKDIIAINEKVKRESAFVTLLLSELEKVIVGQRELLERLLIGILANGHVLLEGVPGLAKTTAVKALAKAISTGFKRIQFTPDLLPADIIGTQVYNPKEGTFTTKKGPVFSNIILADEINRAPAKVQSALLEAMQERQVTIGDNTYKLNEPFLVLATQNPIEQEGTYPLPEAQTDRFMLKVKITYPTIDEEHKILKLMAFTSPDVNVSTVVTPKEIIDAQKVIDEIYMDEKIEKYIVDIVFATRKPQDYKLADLSGLIQYGASPRATIYLALASKAAAFMQGRGFVTPQDVKTIGHDVLRHRVVVSYEAEAENVTSDDIVRRIFEEVAVP, encoded by the coding sequence ATGGCCGACAAGGACATCATTGCGATTAACGAAAAGGTCAAAAGGGAAAGTGCGTTTGTAACCCTGCTTTTGTCGGAGCTGGAAAAGGTGATAGTTGGGCAGCGGGAGCTTCTTGAGCGGCTGCTTATAGGAATTTTGGCTAATGGTCATGTGCTTTTAGAGGGTGTGCCGGGACTTGCCAAAACCACTGCCGTTAAAGCCCTTGCAAAGGCCATAAGTACCGGATTCAAACGTATCCAGTTTACGCCCGACCTGCTCCCTGCCGACATCATAGGCACTCAGGTGTATAACCCTAAAGAGGGGACGTTCACAACTAAGAAAGGCCCTGTGTTCTCTAACATCATACTGGCTGATGAGATAAACCGCGCACCTGCTAAAGTACAAAGCGCTCTCCTTGAGGCTATGCAGGAGAGGCAAGTGACTATAGGCGATAACACATATAAACTCAACGAGCCGTTTCTGGTGCTTGCCACGCAAAATCCGATTGAACAGGAGGGCACATATCCTCTCCCTGAGGCGCAGACTGACCGCTTTATGCTGAAAGTTAAAATCACTTACCCAACCATCGACGAGGAACATAAAATCCTAAAACTGATGGCTTTTACATCCCCCGATGTTAACGTCTCAACTGTCGTTACTCCAAAGGAAATCATTGATGCTCAGAAGGTTATAGATGAGATTTATATGGATGAAAAAATTGAGAAATACATCGTTGATATTGTCTTTGCTACACGTAAGCCGCAAGACTATAAACTTGCTGACCTTTCCGGTTTGATTCAATACGGAGCATCTCCGCGTGCTACAATTTATTTGGCTCTTGCCTCAAAAGCCGCCGCATTTATGCAGGGCAGAGGGTTTGTTACGCCGCAGGACGTTAAGACAATTGGGCATGACGTTTTACGCCACCGCGTAGTGGTTAGCTATGAGGCAGAGGCCGAGAATGTAACCTCTGACGATATAGTACGCCGTATTTTTGAAGAGGTGGCTGTCCCATAG
- a CDS encoding VWA domain-containing protein, which translates to MRFGNFQLAHFLWVVAAVAIFYVLAFKSRKSALNGFAASELLKDITQGLSYRRVYLRAALIVISVLLSIVALMRPQFGFHLEEVKRGGSDVLIAVDISKSMLATDVKPNRLIRSKLAVEGLVKKLKGDRVGLIGFAGRAFLFAPLTVDYNGFLLALNDLSVKSVPIGGTDIASAIDEAIKVYNVGGEKSTKEKSLILITDGEDLEGGTKEAAERAKAAGIKIYAVGIGTAEGELIQITDEKGGVSFLKDEEGNIVKSRLDEGTLEKIALATDGAYIKATGVDLGLDIIYEEKISSGKNYATEDKMERRYNEKFQYPLAAALLLLMIEALIGNRKRVL; encoded by the coding sequence GTGAGATTTGGGAATTTTCAATTGGCGCATTTTTTGTGGGTAGTTGCAGCGGTTGCTATATTTTATGTGCTTGCATTTAAAAGCAGGAAGAGTGCGCTCAATGGCTTTGCAGCTTCGGAGCTTTTAAAAGATATAACTCAAGGTTTAAGTTATCGGAGGGTTTATTTAAGGGCTGCTCTTATTGTAATTTCTGTGTTACTTTCAATTGTTGCGCTGATGAGACCTCAGTTTGGGTTTCATCTGGAGGAGGTCAAACGAGGCGGCTCCGATGTGCTGATAGCGGTTGACATCTCTAAAAGTATGCTTGCAACCGACGTTAAACCAAACAGACTGATACGCTCCAAACTTGCCGTAGAGGGTTTAGTAAAGAAACTCAAGGGCGACCGTGTTGGGCTTATAGGATTTGCCGGGCGGGCTTTTCTATTTGCTCCACTTACAGTTGACTATAATGGATTTTTACTTGCCTTAAACGACCTTAGCGTGAAATCAGTTCCAATTGGGGGAACTGATATTGCAAGCGCAATAGATGAGGCTATAAAAGTTTACAATGTAGGGGGAGAAAAAAGCACAAAAGAGAAGTCGTTAATTCTGATAACTGACGGCGAAGACCTTGAGGGCGGAACTAAAGAGGCTGCTGAGAGAGCAAAAGCGGCAGGGATTAAAATATATGCGGTAGGGATTGGAACTGCTGAGGGTGAGCTTATTCAGATAACCGATGAAAAGGGCGGCGTGAGTTTCTTAAAAGACGAAGAAGGCAACATTGTCAAATCCCGGCTGGATGAGGGCACGCTTGAAAAAATTGCGCTTGCTACGGACGGGGCTTATATAAAAGCGACTGGCGTCGACCTTGGGCTTGATATTATCTATGAAGAGAAAATCTCAAGCGGCAAGAATTATGCGACAGAGGATAAAATGGAAAGGCGTTATAATGAAAAATTTCAGTACCCGCTTGCCGCAGCTTTGCTTCTGTTAATGATAGAGGCATTGATTGGTAACAGAAAGAGGGTTTTATGA